A genomic stretch from Mycobacterium cookii includes:
- a CDS encoding uroporphyrinogen-III synthase, whose protein sequence is MNHPTAPALSGYRVAVTSARRARELCTLLTRHGASVTSAAAITMVALADDDELRRNTETLAARPPDIVIATTGIGFRGWVDAAANWGLKDLLIAGLSTSRVVARGPKAAGALRAAGLREEWSPESESSREVSQYLRESDISGCRIAVQLHGASDNWDPFPEFLDELRSAGAEIIPIRVYRWKPAPPGGEFDQLIKQIAHREFDAVSFTSAPAVAATLMRAADLRISGQLLDALRSDVQAMCVGPVTAQPLVRLGVPASWPQRMRLGALARHIVEQLPVLRSRTMQAAGHRIEMRGSCVMIDDAVQSLSPATMAVLRALAQRPGAVVARSELLRALPGGASDPHAVDTAVLRLRKSLGDRKIIATVVKRGYRLAIDENFDAAFARSEHHSGT, encoded by the coding sequence CGGCTATCGGGTGGCCGTAACCTCGGCGCGACGGGCCCGCGAGCTGTGCACGCTGCTGACTCGCCACGGCGCCAGCGTCACCAGCGCCGCGGCGATCACCATGGTCGCACTGGCCGACGATGACGAATTGCGCCGCAACACAGAAACATTGGCGGCCCGACCGCCCGACATCGTGATCGCGACGACCGGCATCGGGTTCCGAGGCTGGGTCGACGCCGCCGCAAATTGGGGGCTGAAGGACCTACTGATCGCGGGACTGTCCACCTCCCGCGTGGTGGCCCGCGGACCGAAAGCCGCCGGCGCACTGCGCGCCGCGGGACTGCGTGAAGAGTGGTCACCGGAATCCGAATCGTCGCGGGAGGTCTCGCAATACCTGCGCGAGTCCGACATCAGCGGCTGTCGGATCGCGGTGCAGTTACACGGCGCAAGCGACAACTGGGATCCGTTTCCGGAATTTCTCGACGAGCTCCGTTCAGCCGGCGCCGAGATCATCCCGATCCGGGTGTACCGATGGAAGCCGGCACCGCCCGGCGGCGAGTTCGACCAGCTCATCAAACAGATCGCCCATCGTGAGTTCGACGCCGTGAGCTTCACATCCGCGCCCGCCGTCGCGGCGACCCTGATGCGCGCCGCCGACCTTCGCATCTCCGGCCAGCTGCTTGATGCTCTGCGCTCGGATGTCCAGGCGATGTGTGTCGGCCCTGTGACCGCGCAGCCACTGGTCCGACTGGGAGTTCCGGCCTCGTGGCCGCAGCGGATGCGGTTGGGCGCGCTGGCCCGGCACATCGTCGAGCAGCTGCCGGTGCTGCGGTCGCGGACGATGCAGGCGGCCGGCCACCGGATCGAGATGCGCGGTTCCTGCGTCATGATCGACGACGCGGTGCAGTCGTTGTCGCCGGCAACGATGGCGGTGCTGCGCGCACTGGCCCAGCGCCCGGGCGCCGTCGTCGCCCGCAGCGAACTCCTCCGTGCCTTGCCGGGCGGCGCCAGCGATCCCCATGCAGTCGACACCGCGGTGCTGCGGCTACGAAAATCGCTGGGCGACAGGAAGATCATCGCGACGGTGGTCAAACGCGGTTACCGGCTGGCCATCGACGAGAACTTCGACGCGGCGTTCGCTCGCAGCGAACACCATAGCGGAACTTAA
- a CDS encoding Hsp20/alpha crystallin family protein: protein MSNLTLWSRPADRWVRDFFGPAAAADWMKPVANGFSPAAEVVKDGDDAVVRLELPGVDVDKDVNVEIEHGRLVIHGERRDEHAEEKDGRTLREVRYGSFRRSFQLPAHITSEAVTASYDAGVLTVRVAGTYAGTQPQRIAITK, encoded by the coding sequence ATGAGCAACCTGACACTGTGGTCACGGCCCGCGGACCGCTGGGTACGCGACTTCTTTGGCCCCGCCGCGGCGGCCGACTGGATGAAGCCGGTGGCCAATGGCTTCAGCCCTGCCGCCGAGGTAGTCAAGGACGGCGACGACGCCGTGGTTCGCCTGGAGTTACCGGGGGTGGACGTCGATAAGGACGTCAACGTCGAGATCGAGCACGGCCGTTTGGTCATCCACGGCGAGCGCCGCGACGAGCACGCCGAAGAGAAGGACGGCCGCACGCTGCGCGAGGTCCGCTACGGATCTTTCCGCCGGTCGTTCCAGCTGCCTGCGCACATCACCAGCGAGGCCGTCACGGCGTCCTACGACGCCGGCGTGCTGACCGTGCGGGTTGCCGGCACCTACGCCGGAACGCAGCCGCAGCGCATCGCGATCACGAAGTAA
- a CDS encoding winged helix-turn-helix transcriptional regulator, giving the protein MALPRQYTAESCPIARSLEIVGERWTLLVVRDAFYGVRRFSDFRAHLGIPKAVLSDRLSLLVDEGVFAKAAGGAGRDEYVLTPKGRRLWPTIWSLISWGNDNYVEQSRRRGYRHADCGGAIGPDRVCAECGQLPDVTDLVVHPPRRPRDRGTRDDAVSATLRRPHRMLEPIRP; this is encoded by the coding sequence GTGGCCCTGCCCCGCCAATACACCGCAGAGAGTTGCCCCATCGCTCGATCGCTCGAGATCGTCGGCGAGCGCTGGACGTTGCTGGTGGTCCGGGACGCGTTCTACGGTGTGCGCCGATTCAGTGACTTCCGCGCCCACCTGGGCATCCCGAAAGCGGTTCTCTCCGATCGGCTTTCACTACTGGTCGACGAGGGTGTGTTCGCAAAGGCTGCCGGCGGCGCCGGCCGCGATGAATATGTGTTGACCCCCAAGGGCCGCAGACTCTGGCCGACGATCTGGTCACTGATCAGCTGGGGCAACGACAACTACGTCGAGCAGTCACGTCGGCGCGGCTATCGGCACGCGGACTGCGGCGGCGCCATCGGGCCCGACCGGGTCTGCGCGGAGTGCGGACAGCTTCCCGACGTCACCGACCTCGTCGTGCACCCGCCCCGGCGGCCGCGCGACCGCGGCACGCGCGACGATGCGGTGAGCGCGACGCTGCGTCGGCCGCACCGGATGCTCGAGCCGATCCGCCCGTGA
- a CDS encoding DUF302 domain-containing protein, whose protein sequence is MFYREQHEMTRIDIFTGVPFDQFVTALEKAAPPVDRAVFAKIAESGGDWNDVLAAAAENAPNELMVYGKIDATELFSVAGHHTRAIEYLIGNHVIAETMFRHDPKALLYAPLRMLVHSDGDGNAVFTMDQPGPAFDSLGIDEVSKVGEGLDRKVVNLLRVAGVEVEEAFA, encoded by the coding sequence ATGTTTTACCGTGAGCAGCACGAGATGACTCGTATCGACATCTTTACCGGGGTGCCCTTCGATCAATTCGTCACCGCCTTGGAGAAGGCGGCGCCACCGGTCGACCGAGCGGTCTTCGCGAAGATCGCCGAGTCTGGCGGCGACTGGAATGATGTTCTGGCGGCCGCAGCCGAGAACGCACCGAACGAATTGATGGTCTACGGCAAGATCGACGCGACCGAGTTGTTCAGCGTCGCAGGACATCACACCCGGGCGATCGAGTATCTGATCGGCAACCACGTCATCGCCGAGACGATGTTCCGCCACGATCCCAAGGCGCTGTTGTACGCCCCGCTACGGATGTTGGTGCACAGCGACGGCGACGGCAATGCCGTCTTCACCATGGACCAGCCCGGCCCGGCGTTCGACAGTCTGGGCATCGACGAGGTGTCCAAAGTCGGTGAGGGACTTGACCGTAAGGTCGTCAACCTGCTTCGCGTCGCGGGGGTCGAGGTCGAGGAGGCGTTCGCCTGA